Proteins encoded by one window of Halococcus hamelinensis 100A6:
- the rimI gene encoding ribosomal protein S18-alanine N-acetyltransferase yields MTTATDADGPAVRTRETVRADLLSVFRIEKASFPQPWPFRAFERFLGTPGFLVAYTDEVVGYIVADDVPNHGRRLGHVKDLAVDPHHRGRGVGATLLARALDVMDERRATAVKLEVRASNESAQSLYRRFGFVHRKTAPGYYADGENALVMVRD; encoded by the coding sequence ATGACGACGGCGACCGATGCCGACGGACCGGCGGTGCGGACCCGCGAGACCGTCCGGGCCGACCTCCTCTCGGTGTTCCGGATCGAGAAGGCCTCCTTCCCCCAGCCGTGGCCGTTCCGCGCGTTCGAGCGGTTCCTGGGGACCCCGGGCTTTCTGGTTGCGTACACCGACGAGGTGGTCGGCTACATCGTCGCCGACGACGTGCCGAACCACGGCCGTCGGCTCGGCCACGTCAAGGACCTCGCGGTCGACCCCCACCACCGCGGGCGTGGGGTCGGTGCGACCCTGCTCGCACGCGCGCTCGACGTCATGGACGAGCGGCGTGCCACCGCGGTCAAGCTCGAGGTCCGTGCGAGCAACGAGAGCGCACAGTCGCTCTACCGCCGGTTCGGTTTCGTCCACCGGAAGACCGCGCCGGGCTACTACGCCGACGGCGAGAACGCGCTGGTCATGGTCCGGGACTGA
- a CDS encoding cupin domain-containing protein, with product MSYTKVNYEETESTQGLHFLRDPLGCEDHGVSVLDAEPNWDGFEHDHADEGEEEVYVLVDGAATITVDDEDVAMDVGDAVRVSPGTTRQITTGDEGAQFVITGAP from the coding sequence ATGTCGTACACCAAAGTCAACTACGAGGAGACCGAATCGACCCAGGGGTTGCACTTCCTTCGCGACCCGCTCGGCTGTGAGGACCACGGCGTCAGCGTGCTCGACGCCGAACCGAACTGGGACGGCTTCGAACACGACCACGCCGACGAGGGCGAGGAGGAGGTCTACGTGCTCGTCGACGGCGCGGCCACGATCACCGTCGACGACGAGGACGTCGCGATGGACGTCGGCGACGCGGTCCGGGTTTCGCCCGGGACGACCCGGCAGATCACGACCGGGGACGAGGGTGCCCAGTTCGTGATCACCGGCGCGCCCTGA
- a CDS encoding aldo/keto reductase gives MEYTTLGDTGTSVSKICLGCMSFGEGGDGMFDWTVGEERATEVIDRAIDLGINFFDTANVYSHGDSERILGNALSEYDRDEQVVATKVWGEMRDDDPNSGGLSRKTIDQELDNSLDRLGMETVDLYQIHRWDPETPIEETLRALDDAVRQNRTRYIGASSMWAHQFADALHTSDSLGLERFVTMQNHYNLVYREEEREMNPLAAKENVGVIPWSPLAGGYLARPHERADEMRDMTEDRYDTPQAREVNERVQEVADEEGVSMSQIGLAWLLSKEGVTAPIYGTSSVEHLEDAVEAVELDLAASDVEYLEEPYEPMAVLGHE, from the coding sequence GTGGAATACACGACACTCGGCGACACCGGGACGAGCGTGAGCAAGATCTGCCTCGGCTGTATGAGCTTCGGGGAGGGCGGCGACGGGATGTTCGATTGGACCGTCGGCGAGGAGCGAGCCACCGAGGTGATCGACCGCGCGATCGACCTGGGGATCAACTTCTTCGATACGGCGAACGTCTACTCCCACGGCGACAGCGAGCGGATCCTCGGCAACGCGCTCTCGGAGTACGACCGCGACGAACAGGTGGTCGCCACCAAGGTCTGGGGCGAGATGCGCGACGACGACCCCAACTCGGGCGGTCTGTCGCGAAAGACCATCGACCAGGAGCTCGACAACTCCCTCGATAGATTGGGAATGGAGACCGTCGACCTCTATCAGATCCACCGCTGGGACCCCGAGACACCGATCGAGGAGACCCTTCGCGCGCTTGACGACGCCGTGCGGCAGAACAGGACACGGTACATCGGCGCGAGTTCGATGTGGGCCCACCAGTTCGCCGACGCGCTCCACACCAGCGATTCGCTTGGCCTCGAACGGTTCGTCACGATGCAGAACCACTACAACCTCGTCTACCGCGAGGAGGAACGCGAGATGAACCCGCTGGCGGCGAAGGAGAACGTGGGGGTGATCCCCTGGAGCCCGCTCGCGGGCGGCTACCTCGCCCGCCCGCACGAACGGGCCGACGAGATGCGCGACATGACCGAGGACAGATACGACACGCCACAGGCCCGCGAGGTCAACGAGCGCGTCCAGGAGGTCGCCGACGAGGAGGGCGTGAGCATGAGCCAGATCGGCCTCGCGTGGCTGCTCTCGAAGGAGGGCGTGACCGCACCCATCTACGGCACGTCGAGCGTCGAACACCTCGAGGACGCCGTCGAGGCGGTCGAACTCGACCTCGCCGCGAGCGACGTCGAGTACCTCGAAGAACCCTACGAGCCGATGGCGGTCCTCGGTCACGAGTAG
- a CDS encoding ferritin-like domain-containing protein has product MDGPDPSDVDVLNYALGLEHLEAAFYNEFLANHTEGDVEGSAVANYFARPTLQYSVYQQIEDVRDHEEAHVAALTETIEKLGGTPVEPADYEFPYDSMEEFVALADRIEAVGVSAYAGAAPMIDNEDVLSAALSIHSVEANHATYFQLLHLQRPAPNAFDPARSEDQVGPIAKQFVAGADGDESDDAGEGELSVAGLSADADGTDANDLNDEYVTYENTGDAGLDLSGWTVTDSSGTTYTFPDGVSLTPGAQVTLYTGSGTDTATERYWGRANEVWNDGADTMTVRDASGTVVLQRSYP; this is encoded by the coding sequence ATGGACGGACCCGACCCGAGCGATGTCGACGTATTGAACTACGCGCTGGGACTCGAACACCTCGAAGCCGCCTTCTACAACGAGTTCCTCGCCAACCACACCGAGGGCGACGTCGAGGGTTCGGCGGTCGCGAACTACTTCGCCCGGCCCACCCTGCAGTACTCGGTCTACCAGCAGATCGAGGACGTCCGGGACCACGAGGAGGCCCACGTCGCCGCGCTCACGGAGACCATCGAGAAACTGGGCGGGACGCCCGTCGAACCCGCCGACTACGAGTTCCCGTACGACTCGATGGAGGAGTTCGTCGCTCTCGCCGACCGGATCGAGGCCGTCGGGGTCTCGGCCTACGCCGGCGCGGCACCCATGATCGACAACGAGGACGTGCTCTCGGCCGCGCTCTCGATCCACAGCGTCGAGGCCAACCACGCGACCTACTTCCAGCTCCTCCACCTCCAGCGTCCCGCGCCGAACGCGTTCGACCCGGCGCGGAGCGAGGACCAGGTGGGCCCGATCGCAAAGCAGTTCGTCGCGGGTGCGGACGGTGACGAGAGCGACGACGCAGGGGAGGGCGAGCTCTCGGTGGCCGGGCTGAGCGCCGACGCCGACGGCACCGACGCGAACGACCTCAACGACGAGTACGTCACCTACGAGAACACCGGCGACGCGGGCCTCGACCTCTCGGGCTGGACCGTCACCGACAGCTCGGGCACGACCTACACCTTCCCGGACGGCGTCTCGCTCACGCCGGGGGCGCAGGTCACCCTCTACACCGGGAGCGGCACCGACACCGCGACCGAGCGCTACTGGGGCCGGGCGAACGAGGTCTGGAACGACGGCGCGGACACCATGACGGTCCGCGACGCGAGCGGAACGGTGGTCCTCCAGCGGTCGTATCCCTGA